One Thioclava sp. ES.031 genomic window, GTCGAACTTGTCGGCGAAGACCGCAGCCAGAATGCCCAGACCGCCAAGGAAGGCCGCGCCGAGCACAACCGCCGCAATCGCCCAGAGCGGATGCGCAATCCCCTGCCCCAGCACGGCAAACAGCCCGAGCCAGATCACGACCGCCACGATCAGCGCCCGCGCCACCGCGCCGGTTAGATAACCCACGAGGATTTCCCACGGCGCAAGCGGCGGCATCAGCGTGTCGACGATATTGCCCTGCACCTTCGCGATCACGATCGAGCTAGATGTGTTGGCGAAAGCGTTCTGGATCACCGTCATCATCAGGATGCCCGGCGCGATGAAATGCAGGAAATCGACGCCCAGAACATCGGCGCGGTTGCGCCCGAAAGCCAGCGCAAAGACGGTCAGGAACAGACCGGCGGTGATCAGCGGCGCCAGCACCGTCTGCTGCCAGACCGCGAGAAAGCGGCGAATCTCGCGCCACCCCAGCATCCGCAGGCCCATCCAGTTCACCGCGCCAAAACGGCGCACGCCGATCTCGTACATCCTGATACTCCCGTTGTTGCCCGCTCCCTACACGCTTGCGGCCCGCAGCTCAACGCAGCCCGCGCACAGCTGGTTTCCCGCTTGCGCACTGCTCCGGACGTCCTCGCGGGCCTTGAAAAGCGGGCCTCGCGATTGTATCTCTGCGCTCTCCCGCTAAAATAGGGATAGAAACTGGAATGGCCTGCAAGACGGACTTGCAGGAAACCAAGGAAGGATGCCCATGTCCTGGACCGATGAACGCGTCGAATTGCTCAAGAAGATGTGGACCGAAGGCCAATCGGCCAGCCAGATCGCGAAAGAGCTGGGCGGTGTGACGCGCAACGCGGTGATCGGCAAGGTGCATCGCCTCGGCCTGTCGAACCGCACCGGCGGCGCAGCAGAGCCCGCGAAACCCGAGCCGAAAGCCAAGCCCGAGAAGGTCGAGGCGAAGGCAGAGAAGCCCGCCGCGCAGCCCGCAGCCGAGGCGCCCGAGCCCAAGCCCGCCGCGAAACCGGCAAGCCCCGCGCCCGCTCAGGCCGCAGCCCCGTCGGCCGCGCCCGCGCGCAAGGCGATCATCCCCGCCGGTCAGCCGCTGCCGCCGCAGCCCTCCGCCAACGAGATCGACCCGGCCGCGCTGGCCAAGGTCGGTGAGGTCGAGAAACACGCCAAGAAGCTTGGCCTGATGGAACTGACCGAGCGCACCTGCAAATGGCCGATCGGCGACCCCGCGACCGAAGAATTCTGGTTCTGCGGCCTGCCGAGCCAATCCGGCAAGCCCTATTGCGAGGCCCATGTCGGCGTCGCCTTCCAGCCGATGAGCTCGCGCCGCGACCGTCGCCGCTGAGGCAACCGCGATACCAATTTCAAAGGGCGCCCCGCGAGGCGCCCTTTTTCTTTGGTCGATGGCCGGAGGGTCAGAACCGCCGGGTCCAGCCGACCGAGGCCGAGAATTGGTGCATGTCCAATTCGACATCGCCATTGAACATGCCCGGCCCTTTGACCTTATGCGGCGCGACATAGTTGATCGCGAAATCGAACGTGTCGCGCTCGTTGAGCTTCTTCGCCCCGCCGAAGCTGAAATGATGCTCGACCACACCGGGTGCGAGCACGCCCAGCATCACGTCTTCCTTGCCGATCGGGTTCGTCGCGTAGGCATAGCCCGCGCGCCACGTCATATCCGGCGTCTGCTGCCATTCCGCGCCGATCCGGACGACATCCACATCGTCCCAGCCAAAGCCCGCGCCGCCCTTGGCCCCGAAAAGCCCGTTGGTATTGGAATTTCCGACCGCAGCGATATTGCTGTAGAAGATCCGCTGATAATCGAGCATCAACGCCACATCGCTGCGCGGCTTGAAGGTGACGCCCGCGCTGATCGAGGCGGGAATGTCGAAGCTGCCCGCATCTTCGAAGAGCCCGGCATATTTGTCGAATTTCGACATCTTGAAGCGGGTCTGCCCCGCGAGGCCTACCGTGACCTGCGGCGAGATCTCGTATTTCAGACCGGCGCGCAGGCCGAACCCGGTGGAGATGTCGTAGCCTCTGCCCGAGAAATTCGTTGGATCGACCGAGCTTCCCGAGAGAGATGAAATACCGCGTGCCGCGAAGCGCTGCACGGCAAAGGTCGGTGCGACACCCCAACTGAGATTTCCGTCCTTGCGCCCGTAACCGACCGAGACGAACATCTGCATCAGATCGACGCCCGCCTTGCCATCGCAGAAAATTCCGGTTGCTACCCCGCAGTTCGGGTTCGCGACATCGGGGTAGCTCGTATTCATCCCGCCATTGCCATAGACCATGACGTTCAGCGCGCCGCCGCCTTCCAGCGGGCGGTTATAGCCGAAATTCGGGATCGCAAACCAGTCATGCCCCGAATCTGCCCCACCATTGGGCAAAGGGGGGGACTCGTTCGCATCGAACCCCCGCCGCGGCGAGAAGGCCTCGAGCCCGAAGGTCATCGCGTGGCCGATATCGGCGATATTCGCGGGGTTGATCGCCGCCGACATAGGGTCGACCGAATAGGCCACCCCCGCCCCGGCGACACCGCGCTGCGCGGGCCCGTAGGCAAGGGCGAAGTAGCCCTCGGTCGCGCTTGCGACACCCGGAACGCCCAACGCCAGGCACAACGAAACCGCCCCCGCAAAACGGGGTATTCCAAACTTCTGCATTATATTCCTCCCTCTGAGCCGGTTGTCGCGCAGGCAGGCTCTCCCTTCCCCCCTACGCCTCGGCTGTGCCGTTTCGAAAACAGCTTCAAATATTCAACTTTAAATATACCTGATCTGGCAAGCGTTTTCTCGTTTGCCGTGTGTCGGGCCGAAATCCGCCCCTCACGCCATGGGAATGCCGTCCGTCACGCGGGGGGCTTTTCGGAACGCTCTGCAAGGGCTATATCGCGCGCCATGAGCACAAACCCTCCGAACCTGCGTCCCGATCTCGCGCCCCGCGCGCGCATCTCGGATGCCCCCCGCCCCGGTCAGCCGCTGATCGGGATGGTCTCGCTTGGCTGCCCCAAGGCACTGGTCGACAGCGAACGCATCCTGACGCGGCTGCGCGCCGAGGGTTACGCGATCTCGCCCGATTACGCGGGTGCGGATGCGGTGATCGTGAATACCTGCGGGTTTCTTGACAGCGCCAAGGCGGAAAGCCTCGAGGCGATCGGCGAGGCGCTGAATGAAAACGGCCGGGTCATCGTGACCGGCTGCCTGGGTGCGGAGCCCGAATATATCACCGGCACGCACCCTTCCGTGCTCGCCGTGACCGGACCGCATCAATACGAGCAGGTGCTGGACGCGGTCCATGCCGCCGTACCGCCCGATCCCGATCCTTTCGTCGATCTGCTGCCCGCGGCGGGCGTGAAGCTGACGCCACGCCATTACAGCTATCTGAAGATTTCCGAAGGCTGTAACCACAAGTGCAAGTTCTGCATCATCCCCGACATGCGCGGCCGCCTCGTCAGCCGCCCGGCCCATGCGATCGTGCGCGAGGCCGAGAAGCTCGTCGGCGCGGGCGTGCGTGAATTGCTGGTGATCAGCCAAGACACGTCCGCTTACGGCGTCGATATCAAACATGCCGAAGAGCGGGGCCACCGCGCGCATATCACCGATCTCGCGCGTGATCTGGGATCGCTCGGCGCGTGGGTGCGGCTGCATTACGTCTACCCCTACCCGCATGTGCGCAACCTGATCCCGCTGATGGCGGAGGCTCAGGAAAACGGCGGCGGCGTACTGCCCTACCTCGACATTCCGTTCCAGCACGCCCACCCGGATGTGCTCAAGCGGATGGCACGGCCCGCGGCCTCGGCCAAGACGCTCGACGAGATCGCGGCATGGCGCGCGGCCTGCCCGGATATCACGCTGCGCTCGACCTTCATCGTGGGCTATCCCGGCGAGACCGAGGACGAGTTCCAGTACCTGCTCGACTGGATGGACGAGGCGCAGCTCGATCGCGTCGGCTGCTTCCAATATGAAAACGTCGAGGGCGCGCGCTCCAACACCCTGCCCGATCACGTGCCCGACGAGGTGAAGCAGGACCGCTGGAACCGCTTCATGGAGAAGGCGCAGGCGATTTCCGAAGCGAAGCTGCAAGCCAAGGTCGGCAGCGTCCAGCAGGTGATCGTCGATGCGGTCGATGCCGAAGGCGCCACCTGCCGCACTAAGGCGGACGCGCCCGAGATCGACGGCAACCTCTTCATCGATGAGGATTTCGAGAATCTCAGCCCCGGTGATATCGTGACGGTCGAGGTCGATGAGGCCTCGGAATACGATCTCTGGGGAAGGCTCGTTTGATCCGCATACTCGCTCTGCTCGCATTGCTTGCCGGCCTGCTGCCCGTCGCGGCGCAGGCCAACGGGTGCTACATCAATGACGGGCTGGGCTGGGTGATCGCGAAAGCAGCCTCGCAGCAGCGTCAGGTGAACGGGCTGAACCCGGTCGAGATGGACCCGCGCCTGATCGCCACTGCCGAGGCGCAGGCCTGCGACATGGCGCGCAAGGGCTTCTTCGACCATAAGGGCTCGGACGGCTCGGACGTGCTGACCCGGGCCAAACGCGAAGGCTTCCGCGCCTGCCTGATCGCCGAGAATATCGCGATGGGCCAGCGCAACCCGCGTATCACCTTCGACGACTGGATGCACTCGCCCGGCCATCGCCGCAACATCCTGCTGCGTGGGATCACCCATATCGGCGTGGCGGTCGTGCCCCAGCGCGACGGCAAGGGTCCGTGGTATGTGATGGTGCTCGCGAAGCCCTGCTGAAGCTCAGGTCAGCCCTTCGGTGTCGATGTGGATGACCTCGCCGCAATGCTTGCAGTGGATCGCATCGGCGTCGTGCAGGCTCAGGCCGCAGGTCGGGCATTCATGGCGCACCTTCGTGGGTCGGAACAGCACCTGCGCGAGCCGCAAGAACAGCGTGACGCCGAAGATCATGATGGCGACCGAGATCATCCGCCCCCATTCGCCCTTGGGCGTAATGTCCCCGAACCCCGTCGTGGTTAGCGTGGTCACGGTGAAATAGAGCGCGTCGGCATAGTTCGAAATCTGCGGATTGATCCGCACCTGCGTGGCATAGATCAGCCCGGTCATCACGAAGAGGAACACGCCCAGATTGATGGCGGCGATGATGATTTCTTGATGATGGCGGAAGAATTTGAAGTCGTGACGCAGCCGCGCCATGAGCTGATAGGTATGTAGCAGTCGCAACGTCCGCAGGATCCGCAGGAAGCCCAGCCCCTCCCCTGCGATCGGCGCGAGGAACGACCCGATCGCGATGATGTCCGCCCATGTCGCCGCACGGGTCCAGAAGCGGACCTTCTCGTCCGAGATCGCGTAGCGGGCGAGGAAATCCGCCACGATCACGACGCCGATCACCGCATCGATGACTTCGATCGTGACCGTGTGCGGGAAGAAGGAGGTGACGATGACGAAGAGGATCGTGGCAAGATCGAAGGCCAGAAGCGCGTAGCGAAACGCATGGGCACGGCGGGAATCCTCCTCGTAGTAATGGTGCAGCGTCTTGAGCATCGTCTCTCCCATCGTCTTCGCTCAGGGATACAGGCTTTGAACGCCCTGTCAAAGCGCATGAAAAAGGCGGCCCCGGAGGACCGCCCTTTTCGTGGAGACAGCTCATATCAGCTCATTGCGCACTGGGCGCGAACAGCATCATCGCGGGCTGCGACGAGGCGCCTTGGGTCACGATGTAATTGGCGTCGCCGTAACGTCCGCGCTGCACGTCATGCTGGATGCGCTGGAGCTGGGCCACGGTGTAGTCATCTGGGTTGAGCCCAAGCTGCTCGGCCATCTGGGTCTTGCCCGGCGTGGTCTCGCCAAGGCCGGGACCGCCCAACTGCCGGTCCGCGTGGCTGCGGTAATAGGCGAGCTTGGCGACATCGCCGTTACGGGCCGCGTGCAACATCTTCTGCAACTCACCCACCGAATATTGCGTGGGATCGACATTGTTCAGACCGGCGAAGGTTTGCAGCTGCGCCGCGATCTGGGTCTTGCCCTGATTGGTGGCGTTGACGACCATCGACGACGCTTGGGGTTGCGGCGTCATCGAAGGGGCGATGACACCCAAATCCGTACCATTGTCGGCCCCGGCTTGGGTCGTGGCGGCCGAGGCGATCCCGGCGGAGCCAGCGGTCAGTGCGAGGGCTGCGATAGCAGTGGTCAGAAGATTGCGGGTCATGATGAAGTCCTTTCATCAGCAGGTTAATTTCCAGCGGCACCATCTGGCGCCGATGACCCCGACATATGACCTCACCCGTCGCACAAAAGGCCGTTTTGGCCCCGCCCCGTGTTCACTCAAACACATACACACAGGGAACTCTCATCCAGTCCGGATTCCGTGAAGTGACTGGAATACAAAAGGAAACCGTATTTCTCGAAAGAAACCGGCACGATGGGCCGGATATAGAAACGGCCCCCTGAGGGGGCCGTTTTCGGTCAGAAGACTGCGTCGATCTTACGCGTCACGGCCCATCACGGGCTGCGGCGCCACGTCAACCGGCTGACGGTTGGTGTGGTCGATGACGTATTTCGCCTCTTCGCGGTTACCGTTGCGCAGCGCGTTCTGGATGCGGAACAGTTCAGCGGTGGTGTATTCAGCCGGGTTCAGGCCGAGCTGGGCTGCGATCTGCGCTTTGCCGGGGGTCACTTCACCAACAGCCGAGCCTTTGCTGGCCGAGGAGCTTTGCGACATCGACGGTGCGATGGAGCCGTAGCCGTCACCGCCAGCAGCGGCCAGCGAGGTGCTCAGGGCGAGGGCGAGGACCGAAGTCGTGATCAGCGTTTTCATTGTTACTCTCCTATACGAATACGCGTGTTGTGCTTCTCACCGAGAGCGAAGCGACAGGGGGAAGCGTCTGTGCCCTCGGCGATGAGGGGGATTTAGGACCGTTCGCATTCGCAGAAAACCACACTTTTCACACACAGTTCTGCGCATTTGCGCACGTTGAAAAATGACAGTTAAACGACAGAAGCGGCAGGCTCGCCCGTAGGCCCCCGCCACGCCCCCTTTCCCTATGCCGGCTTTCCGCATAGAAGGCGCCCAAACCCCTTATTCCAAACGAGGTCGACCATGGCGTCCTATCAATATGTCTATCACATGGATGGTGTCTCGAAGACCTATCCGGGTGGCAAGAAATGCTTCGAAAACATCCGCCTGTCCTT contains:
- a CDS encoding ABC transporter permease produces the protein MYEIGVRRFGAVNWMGLRMLGWREIRRFLAVWQQTVLAPLITAGLFLTVFALAFGRNRADVLGVDFLHFIAPGILMMTVIQNAFANTSSSIVIAKVQGNIVDTLMPPLAPWEILVGYLTGAVARALIVAVVIWLGLFAVLGQGIAHPLWAIAAVVLGAAFLGGLGILAAVFADKFDQMAAITNFIITPLSFLSGTFYSAKALPPAFQILTHYNPVFYLIDMARFGFLGVSDASPWHGLAVICAALVVVLGLGWYWLRIGYRMKP
- a CDS encoding GcrA family cell cycle regulator, translated to MSWTDERVELLKKMWTEGQSASQIAKELGGVTRNAVIGKVHRLGLSNRTGGAAEPAKPEPKAKPEKVEAKAEKPAAQPAAEAPEPKPAAKPASPAPAQAAAPSAAPARKAIIPAGQPLPPQPSANEIDPAALAKVGEVEKHAKKLGLMELTERTCKWPIGDPATEEFWFCGLPSQSGKPYCEAHVGVAFQPMSSRRDRRR
- a CDS encoding OmpP1/FadL family transporter, with product MQKFGIPRFAGAVSLCLALGVPGVASATEGYFALAYGPAQRGVAGAGVAYSVDPMSAAINPANIADIGHAMTFGLEAFSPRRGFDANESPPLPNGGADSGHDWFAIPNFGYNRPLEGGGALNVMVYGNGGMNTSYPDVANPNCGVATGIFCDGKAGVDLMQMFVSVGYGRKDGNLSWGVAPTFAVQRFAARGISSLSGSSVDPTNFSGRGYDISTGFGLRAGLKYEISPQVTVGLAGQTRFKMSKFDKYAGLFEDAGSFDIPASISAGVTFKPRSDVALMLDYQRIFYSNIAAVGNSNTNGLFGAKGGAGFGWDDVDVVRIGAEWQQTPDMTWRAGYAYATNPIGKEDVMLGVLAPGVVEHHFSFGGAKKLNERDTFDFAINYVAPHKVKGPGMFNGDVELDMHQFSASVGWTRRF
- the rimO gene encoding 30S ribosomal protein S12 methylthiotransferase RimO, whose amino-acid sequence is MSTNPPNLRPDLAPRARISDAPRPGQPLIGMVSLGCPKALVDSERILTRLRAEGYAISPDYAGADAVIVNTCGFLDSAKAESLEAIGEALNENGRVIVTGCLGAEPEYITGTHPSVLAVTGPHQYEQVLDAVHAAVPPDPDPFVDLLPAAGVKLTPRHYSYLKISEGCNHKCKFCIIPDMRGRLVSRPAHAIVREAEKLVGAGVRELLVISQDTSAYGVDIKHAEERGHRAHITDLARDLGSLGAWVRLHYVYPYPHVRNLIPLMAEAQENGGGVLPYLDIPFQHAHPDVLKRMARPAASAKTLDEIAAWRAACPDITLRSTFIVGYPGETEDEFQYLLDWMDEAQLDRVGCFQYENVEGARSNTLPDHVPDEVKQDRWNRFMEKAQAISEAKLQAKVGSVQQVIVDAVDAEGATCRTKADAPEIDGNLFIDEDFENLSPGDIVTVEVDEASEYDLWGRLV
- a CDS encoding CAP domain-containing protein produces the protein MIRILALLALLAGLLPVAAQANGCYINDGLGWVIAKAASQQRQVNGLNPVEMDPRLIATAEAQACDMARKGFFDHKGSDGSDVLTRAKREGFRACLIAENIAMGQRNPRITFDDWMHSPGHRRNILLRGITHIGVAVVPQRDGKGPWYVMVLAKPC
- a CDS encoding ion channel codes for the protein MLKTLHHYYEEDSRRAHAFRYALLAFDLATILFVIVTSFFPHTVTIEVIDAVIGVVIVADFLARYAISDEKVRFWTRAATWADIIAIGSFLAPIAGEGLGFLRILRTLRLLHTYQLMARLRHDFKFFRHHQEIIIAAINLGVFLFVMTGLIYATQVRINPQISNYADALYFTVTTLTTTGFGDITPKGEWGRMISVAIMIFGVTLFLRLAQVLFRPTKVRHECPTCGLSLHDADAIHCKHCGEVIHIDTEGLT